TTCTATATATTGAGAAGAGCTATACTACTAAGATCATTATTTGAAAGGAAAACACCCCACCTTCTTGACGGCAGAGGCAAGCTAAGAATAGACCAAGGTGTACTCAAAGCATTCCTCATGATACCATCCTATAAACATGGTGTAAGATCAATGGAAGCAATCCTAGAAATGAGCCTACTAGAAGATGTTAAAAAGTTCGAGAAAGCATCCTTGCCACCTGCAAGCCAATTAGACCTACACGTTGATGGAAAACTCTTCCACAAACTAGTAACCAGATAAAAAGGAGAGGATTTATTGAAAAAAGAGTTGGAGAAACTTCAACTGAAACTCCTAGAGTTTGCCCATATAGGAGATCTTGAAAAGACGGCGAAAACGCTCCTAAAATTAGGTAAAATCTACCAAGAACATGGGATGGAAGATCATGCCCTCGAGAGTTATGAAAACGCCAAGAAACTTTACAACAAATGCAAAAATATTGGAGGAGAAGCGCAGTCAATCCTCAATGTCGGGCAAATATATGATAAAAAAGGAGAATATGAAAAGGCTCAGAGAATGTATAAAGAGGCTTGTGAGAAATTCAAAAAACTCAATGACATCAAAAACCAGGCTACAGCTATATACCATCATGCTAGAGTATTAGAAAAACAAGGCAGGTTCGAAGATGCCCTCAAAGTATACAAGAAATATCACAAACTTTGCACTCTAATGGATGATAATAGAAAAATTTTAGCGTCCTATGCCAAAATAAAAAGTATGGAAGAATATTTATCCCAAGAACATCCTATATCCTATAAAAATAGAAGTTGGCTATCACTTATAGGATATCCCATTTTTATACTCTTTGCTGAAATTCTAACAACCTACATAAATGTTTTAGCCGGCCTAGGAATCCACGCCCTCATACTATTTGCTTTATTAGCTCATTCTTCCCTTGTTTCCGATGAAAAGTTTAAAAGACTTCTAAATTCCATGACAATATTGCCATTGATTAGGATTGTAAGTTTTTCAATACCTGTAGTGGACACTCCAGAAATTTATCGGTTATTAATAATGTCATTGCCACTTTTTGCCCTAGCCTATGTATTAATGAGGACCCAGAAATTGAAGGGTAGAGATGTTGGTCTAACTTGGAAGAAACCTAAACTACAGTTTTTAGTGGCTTTAACTGGGTTTCCCATAGGTTATATTGAATTCATGATTCTATATCCGAAACCATTTATACCCACATCAAACTTTCTGTATTTGCTTGTAGGTCTCCTCATACTATTGTTAGTAGGATTTTCAGAAGAGCTACTATTTAGAGGAATATTACAAAAGAATTCGGAAAAGCTTCTGGGAGTTTTACCTGGCCTATTATATGCCTCGGTACTCTTTACTATATGCCATATTGGATGGGGATCCATTTATGAGTTCATATTAGTATTCTTCATCGCCATATTCTATGGTTATATGTATCAAAAAACTGGGAGCATCCTTGGTGTTACATTCTCACATGGATTATCCAATTTTATGCTATTCCTTTTTATGCCCTTCCATCTAGCAGCTCTTTGAGGTGCTCTATAATCGTCCCTTTTATATTTTCATCTTTTAATGCGAATTCTATGGATGTTTTAAGCCAGTCAACCTTGTTACCAATATCATATGTTTTGCCATTAAATACGTAAGCATAAATTTCATCGAGGAACCTCATAGCATCTGTTAGTTGAATTTCACCACCTACACCTGGTGGGGTGTTCTCTATATGATCGAATATTTCACTTTCTAGTATATAGCGTCCTATTATGGCGAAATTAGAAGGGGCTTCCTCCTGTGAAGGCTTTTCAACAAGATCCTCTACTATATAAAGGTCGTCTTTTATGGGCTTTGGTTTAATCACACCATACATTTCAACTTTTTCCCTAGGAACCTCCTCTACTGCAATAACTGATGAACCATACTCTTCATAGATATCTATAAGTTTTCTAGTGCATGGAATGTCCGACGTTGTTATGGTATCCCCTAGAAGTACTGCGAACGCCTCTTCGCCATCAACATGCTTTTTGGCACAATATATAGCATCCCCAAGGCCTTTTTGTTCCTTTTGTCTTACATAGTATATATCTGCCAGTTCAGAGATTTTTTCAATGTCTTCTAAAAGTTTGTGCTTTCCATTCTTTTTAAGGGAGTATTCGAGTTCAAAGGATTTGTCAAAATGGTCTTCGATTGATCTTTTACCTTTTCCTGTTATGATGAGTATGTCATCTATACCTGATGCAACAGCTTCTTCGACGACATATTGTATTGTTGGTTTATCATATACTGGTAACATTTCCTTTGGTTGGGCTTTTGTGACGGGCAGAAATCGTGTGCCTAGACCTGCTGCGGGTATAACAGCTTTCATATTCTCTCTCCTCAGATAATAATTTTTAATGTTGTGACAACTTTATAGACTAATATACATAGGAATACTATTAATAGAGGTATTATTACTATGTTGAGTCCTGATATAAAAGCTTTTATCTGCTGGTTTTTGAGTTCCTCTGAACTTAAGATTTCCTTCAACCCAAGGAATGCTATGAGCGTAATAACTGCCAATACCCCATATATCATGGTCTGACCCGTGGTCGGGATATTGCCGGTTGTCACGGATATTGTGAATATCATGCTGATCCTCTTTTGATAACTTTCTCCAATTTTAATTTTTTTATAAAATCACTTTTATTAATTTTTTTAATCCTTAAGGTTTTATATGGACTTTTGATACCATGTATAATTTTAACTTCTTTTTCGAAAATATTGGAAAATTCTTTTATAAGTTCTTTGTTAGCTTTCCCTTTGGATGGTGGAGATTTCACTTTAACTTCTAATCTTTCTCTCCATGGATTATAATCGCCTATTTCAAATTTTGACGATCCTACAGAAACTTCTATATCAACTAAAACGCCGTCACTGTCTTCTCTAATCCCCATATCATCACCTAAATAAAGTCAAAAGCTTACTCCAAAAAATTTATATAACCATCATTATTATAATATTCGAATAGTCAGAGAAGCTAAAGGTTTTCCCCCACTTTAACAGTTCTTGTTCTCTACCAGTTTATGCAGGGGTGGTCGAGTGGTCAAAGGCGCTAGGTTGAGGGCCTAGTGGGGGAGTCCCTTCGCGGGTTCAAATCCCGTCCCCTGCATTATAATAAATTATCTCCTATTTTTCAGCGAATAATCCCAAGCATAACCCCCCTTTTGTTATATTCATTTGAAAATATGATAGGAGACAATATAAAAGAGAGGATATCAAAGGTAGAAGAGTCAAGGACGCTTCTTTATAGATGATTATCCAATACCATTCACATCCTATTGCCTTCATGAGTTTAAAGATGATCTTGTTGAACAATATAGGATCGTTTAGAGTTCAAATTTTTAAAATACTCTCCGATAATTTAAACCAACACCTTAGATGAATAAAAACTTTTAATAACGTCTTTTAGTTTTTAAGAAGCTCTAAGATTATTTTTTTCTCAAAATTGGACCAAAATAT
The DNA window shown above is from Methanothermobacter tenebrarum and carries:
- a CDS encoding tetratricopeptide repeat protein; this translates as MKKELEKLQLKLLEFAHIGDLEKTAKTLLKLGKIYQEHGMEDHALESYENAKKLYNKCKNIGGEAQSILNVGQIYDKKGEYEKAQRMYKEACEKFKKLNDIKNQATAIYHHARVLEKQGRFEDALKVYKKYHKLCTLMDDNRKILASYAKIKSMEEYLSQEHPISYKNRSWLSLIGYPIFILFAEILTTYINVLAGLGIHALILFALLAHSSLVSDEKFKRLLNSMTILPLIRIVSFSIPVVDTPEIYRLLIMSLPLFALAYVLMRTQKLKGRDVGLTWKKPKLQFLVALTGFPIGYIEFMILYPKPFIPTSNFLYLLVGLLILLLVGFSEELLFRGILQKNSEKLLGVLPGLLYASVLFTICHIGWGSIYEFILVFFIAIFYGYMYQKTGSILGVTFSHGLSNFMLFLFMPFHLAAL
- the galU gene encoding UTP--glucose-1-phosphate uridylyltransferase GalU, with the translated sequence MKAVIPAAGLGTRFLPVTKAQPKEMLPVYDKPTIQYVVEEAVASGIDDILIITGKGKRSIEDHFDKSFELEYSLKKNGKHKLLEDIEKISELADIYYVRQKEQKGLGDAIYCAKKHVDGEEAFAVLLGDTITTSDIPCTRKLIDIYEEYGSSVIAVEEVPREKVEMYGVIKPKPIKDDLYIVEDLVEKPSQEEAPSNFAIIGRYILESEIFDHIENTPPGVGGEIQLTDAMRFLDEIYAYVFNGKTYDIGNKVDWLKTSIEFALKDENIKGTIIEHLKELLDGRA
- a CDS encoding DUF167 family protein, producing MGIREDSDGVLVDIEVSVGSSKFEIGDYNPWRERLEVKVKSPPSKGKANKELIKEFSNIFEKEVKIIHGIKSPYKTLRIKKINKSDFIKKLKLEKVIKRGSA